The sequence AAACTCAAAATCCTTCTTAAGCAGATACGTCATCAGTACGTAATTGCTGTCATTGTCTTCAGCTACTAAAATCTTTTTCATGTGTCAAAAAGTTATTTGTTAGTGAGTTTATCTTTCCACATCTTACTCATATCCTCGAGTGTCTTACCCTTGGTCTCAGGCACAAGGCGCCATACAAACAGGGCTGCCACTACGCAGATAATGCCATAGAGTCCGTAAGTGAACCAGTGACCAAAGTCGTCGCCCTCACTCAGGTGCATGTTGAACATGGGCACGAACGATGAGCTGACGATGAAGTTTGAAATCCACTGGAATGCCACAGCAATAGCTACAGCACCACCACGGATGGTGTTGGGGAAAATCTCGGCAATGAGCACCCAGGTGATGGGGCCCCATGAGAACATGAACGAAGCCGAATATACCAACAGCGATGCAGCTGTAAGCATCTCGAGTCCGGCATGTCCGAAGGTAACTGCCACACCAAAGGCACCAAGTGCCATACCCAACGAACCGCTAATCAACAAAGGCTTACGTCCCCACTTCTCGACGGTGAACACAGCCACCAGGGTGAACGTAATATTAATAATACCCATAAATACAGTAAGAATCATGGGGTTATCCATTCCCATATCACCAAAGATACGTGGTGCATAGTAAAGCACGGCATTGATACCTACAGCCTGCTGGAATACTGAGAGCATGATACCCACAAAGATGCAGAGCGCACCGTAGGTGAGCAGCTTCTCGGTCTTAACAACCATGGTATCCTTGATATCCTGCAGAATCTGCTGAGCCTTGGCTGTACCGTTGATCTTAGCCAGAATACCCTCGGCCTTCTTATCCTCGCCAATAGAAACAAGGTAACGTGGAGTTTCGGGTACAAAGCAGATGAGCAGTGCAAACAAGCCTGCAGGTACAGCCTCGCTACCAAACATATAGCGCCAACCGGTAGTAACTGTCCACTGTGCAGCAGGGGTAATCTCGGCAATCTGCTTACCGATATCCTCAACCAGTGGCTGCAGGTGGTCGCCCAGGATAAAGAAGTTAACGAAGTAAACTACCAGCTGACCGAAGATAATGGCAAACTGGTTCCAGCTTACAAGCATACCACGGATATTTGAAGGGGCAACCTCGCCGATGTACATAGGACAGATGGCCGAAGCCAGACCTACACCGATACCACCGATAACACGGTAGAAGTTGAACATCAGAGCCAGTGTGTAAGTGGGCTGACCGTACTCGAAGAACAGGAACTCAGGGTCCATTGAGCCGAGTGCTGAGATAAAGAACAGCAAACCGGCAACGATAAGCGACTTTTTACGTCCCAGGTTAGTGGCCAGGAATCCAGAGATGGCAGAACCGATGATACAGCCGATGAGGGCAGAGGCAGAGGTAAAACCATGCCAGCCGTCGGTGTAATCAAAATCCTGCGCTGTTTTGAAAAACGCCTGTAATCCCTTTTCTGCACCGGATATAACAGCAGTGTCGTATCCGAACAGCAGACCGCCAAGTACGGCGACCATCACGATTGAAATGAGGTAGGCCTTGCTACCTTGTTCTGTTTGTTGATTCATAACTAATTATTTGTTTTAAGTTTAATTGGCAAACTGAGTGTAAAGGTGGTTCCAGCCGCAGAGGTCTGATCGAGCACAAGTGTGCCACCTAACTTGGCCACGGTTTCGTGGCAGTAGGCCAGTCCCAGTCCTAATCCTTCCTTGAATTCATCTACCTTGGTAAAGCGGTTGAAGATGGTACCAATCTTATCCGACGGAATACCACAACCGGTATCCTCGATAGTGAAGTGGAAGTAGTTCTTATCTTTGCTGAGTATAAGACGGATATAGCCGTCGTCGGTAAACTTAGCCGAGTTCTCAAGAATGTTGCCCAACATCTGCAGCAAGCTGTCGCTGTTGGTGGTGAGCGTCTTGCTATGACCTTCGGCCTGATCTACCAGTTCCAGGCTCACACGGTCGGGATTAACTGGTGGCATGGCACTCAGGGCCTTGTGGCAGATATCAAGGGCATCGGTTTCCTCTACATCCTTCAGCAGGTCCTTGGTATGCTCATTAGCCAAAGCCAGCATCTTGTTAACCAACGATGTAATCTGACGGGTGTTCTTACCGATGGTGTCAGCCAGACTTTGACGCTCCTCGGGCTCAAACTCGGCATTAGGCTCCATCAGCACTTGGGTAAAGCCATTGATGATGTTGAGCGGGGTACGTATCTCGTGACTCACACTACGGATAAAATCGGTTTTCATCTCATCGGCTGCAGCCACCTGCTTATAAGCGCGTTTCAATTCCTTGTTCTTGGTGAGCAGCATCTCCTGGTAGCGGCGGCGACCATAGATCGATAAGGCCAGCGCAACTATCAGCATCAAGGCCAGCACCATGGCTATCACCAATACGATGTTCATGATACGGGCAGCCTTCTGCTTCTGGTTCAACAGGAACATCTCCTCTTCCTGATTCTGGATGTTCTCGGCTATAATCACACCTGTGATAGAGTCGCGGGTATGCATCAGCTCACGCTGCAACAGGAAAGCCTTATCCGTATTGCCTAAATAAGTATAGATATCGCAACTTACCAGATAGCGCTCTTTCAGGTTGGACAGATTCTCTACCTCGGCTAAGGCTGCCTGGGCATTGCCATTGAGCAGCGTTTGATAGATACGGGCATAGGGCAGGAAGATGTCGCCCTGAGGATTGGCATTCTTGGCATCCGACTGCTCGGCCAGAGCGATATACTTATGAAAATCGGCGTACCTGCGCTTTTTAAACATCACGATGGCCTTCATGGCATAGGCATCGGTCAGTCCACGCCAATAGTCCTTCTGATCCTTATTGCGTGCCAGCTCCTCTAAGTCCTTATCAAGCCATTTCAGCGTTTCTGCACTATTGTTATTAAGCTGTATGTGCGCCATACCTAAGTACAGGAAGCTCAGTCCGTCCTTCTCGTACTTGGTACCTTTAATCAGCTCGATAGCCTTCTCAAACTCTTTCAGGGCACCAGGAATATTTCCACAGGCATTATACACATGACCTAACATCTTGGGCGCCAGATACTGCTCGTCCTTAGCCACATCACGACGGCGTACCAGGTCGTCCTTCATGGTGTTGGCAATATGGTAGGCATCGTGAATATTCAAGCGGTCGAGATTATACATCACACCGCATACCCACGAGTCGTAATAGCCGGTATTGTCCTTACATTCTATGCAATGAGCCTGATAAGCCCAGCAAGCTGCATACACCTTATGAGAGTCGTCCTGAGAGCAGGCGGCCCACATCGCATCGCGCAGCTTGCTATGCTTAGCCGTGTCGTTACAAAAGTCAGTCTGAGACACCGCAGGCAACGTAACCAACAGTGTAGCAGTACATAAGATATATTTAGCCCAATGGTTCAAAGTCATTCTAAATAGGTTTATTTGGAAAATCCTCCGCAAAAGTAACGTTTTTCTGCGAAATCGCCAAACTTTTTCGGGCATAAAATGTTATTTTTCGTATAAACTACACTAATATCAGAATTTTTATGTATTTTTGTGCCCGCTGACAACTAATTACAAAACGAGATATGAAACATTTATCAACAATCCTGCTGCTTGCAGCCAGTATGAGTGCTGGAGCGCAGACTCACGTTCTCGACGTGAACACCAAGAAATTAGGGGCACCCGTACAGCCCACTATGTACGGTATCTTTTTCGAGGATATCAACTATGCGGCTGATGGCGGACTGTATGCCGAACTGGTGATGAACCGCTCGTTTGAGTACCCCAACCACTTTGCCGGATGGGATGTATCGGGCAACGTAACCATCAAGGACGACGGACCCTTTGAGCGTAATCCTCACTACGTACGTATGGCGCCTACAGGTCATGGCGAC is a genomic window of Xylanibacter ruminicola 23 containing:
- the xylE gene encoding D-xylose transporter XylE gives rise to the protein MNQQTEQGSKAYLISIVMVAVLGGLLFGYDTAVISGAEKGLQAFFKTAQDFDYTDGWHGFTSASALIGCIIGSAISGFLATNLGRKKSLIVAGLLFFISALGSMDPEFLFFEYGQPTYTLALMFNFYRVIGGIGVGLASAICPMYIGEVAPSNIRGMLVSWNQFAIIFGQLVVYFVNFFILGDHLQPLVEDIGKQIAEITPAAQWTVTTGWRYMFGSEAVPAGLFALLICFVPETPRYLVSIGEDKKAEGILAKINGTAKAQQILQDIKDTMVVKTEKLLTYGALCIFVGIMLSVFQQAVGINAVLYYAPRIFGDMGMDNPMILTVFMGIINITFTLVAVFTVEKWGRKPLLISGSLGMALGAFGVAVTFGHAGLEMLTAASLLVYSASFMFSWGPITWVLIAEIFPNTIRGGAVAIAVAFQWISNFIVSSSFVPMFNMHLSEGDDFGHWFTYGLYGIICVVAALFVWRLVPETKGKTLEDMSKMWKDKLTNK
- a CDS encoding sensor histidine kinase; the encoded protein is MTLNHWAKYILCTATLLVTLPAVSQTDFCNDTAKHSKLRDAMWAACSQDDSHKVYAACWAYQAHCIECKDNTGYYDSWVCGVMYNLDRLNIHDAYHIANTMKDDLVRRRDVAKDEQYLAPKMLGHVYNACGNIPGALKEFEKAIELIKGTKYEKDGLSFLYLGMAHIQLNNNSAETLKWLDKDLEELARNKDQKDYWRGLTDAYAMKAIVMFKKRRYADFHKYIALAEQSDAKNANPQGDIFLPYARIYQTLLNGNAQAALAEVENLSNLKERYLVSCDIYTYLGNTDKAFLLQRELMHTRDSITGVIIAENIQNQEEEMFLLNQKQKAARIMNIVLVIAMVLALMLIVALALSIYGRRRYQEMLLTKNKELKRAYKQVAAADEMKTDFIRSVSHEIRTPLNIINGFTQVLMEPNAEFEPEERQSLADTIGKNTRQITSLVNKMLALANEHTKDLLKDVEETDALDICHKALSAMPPVNPDRVSLELVDQAEGHSKTLTTNSDSLLQMLGNILENSAKFTDDGYIRLILSKDKNYFHFTIEDTGCGIPSDKIGTIFNRFTKVDEFKEGLGLGLAYCHETVAKLGGTLVLDQTSAAGTTFTLSLPIKLKTNN